The genomic DNA AGTAAAAATATGAGGATGGAATGAGAAAAGAATGACAAGAAGGAGGATGAGaaggaggaaataaaagaatgaggaagagaatgtaaaacagacataaaaaagaACAGGAATGAGGAGTAATGGGAGGAAGAGATTAAAAAGAATAAGCAgtagaagaaggaagaggagaaaatgaagaaaagacgaatgacaaacagaaaaaagaccGAGGGAGAAGGAATatggacaaaaagaaaacgGAAGAACAAGGAGAAAAAGGTGTAGTGTAAGGAGACAttgaagagaggaggaggatgagaaggagaaggaataaatgagacaaaggaggaagagaagaatggcaaagaaaagaataagacagtgaaagaggaagagaaagaatgagacaaagaaaggagaagaaaggagaccGAGAAGCAGGGAAAAAATGAGAAGacgaaggagagagaaaagaataaGTAAGCAAAGGAGGTGGAGAAAAAGGAAAggggaagaaaaacaaggagtagagggatgaagagatgatgacaaaggaggaaaaagtaAAAGGAGAAAGAAGTCAACAAATACAGAATTacaagaagaaagagagaaataaaagacagagaaggaggatGGAAAGAAGATGATATTGATGAAAAGAATCATAATATTATTTAGCAGAAGGTCCAGTGTTTATGTAAATACACACATCACTTtcagtttaaaagttttatttacaaaaatcaaGCATGAAAATAAACCCAACCAAGTGATGCgttctgtctgtgttctcttTCTTATATTCAGTCTATTTTAAAGGGACAGTTTACAGCTCAGACATCAATGTCACATTTGGTGCGTCAAACCAAAATGTAGCTTCAGGtgaatttgtatttctttggcAGGTCAAAACAACAAAGGCAAAAGACAATACAGGGTagcatcaaaacacaaaactacagagAAAAGAACAGACAAGACGTGCATTATACAACTACACATGACGCCACGTTACAAATGTGTGGTTCTCAAATCAATAAAAGTCACAAAGAATCATGGAATGTAGatgcattttaatttcattaacaAATTTTGTGCTGAATTAATGTGTAAAGTTGAAACTAACTAGCGAATTTAATTTAGAATACACTGGGCGGCTCAGTAAGTATTCAAAGCATGAATCTTGTACAAAGTCAATTAATGAGTGAGTAGCAAATTAACTTTTGTGGCATCATTTCTGCCTCAGTTGCTTTCAGTAAAGAAGCTCTAAAACTCCACAGACCACCTCCTACTTCTATCCAGTGAATACAGTGAAGCATTCAGCAGTGAAAAAGACAGATACTCCATTCAGTAAAACAGtggctctcttttaacctgctagatcaccatggtaactgatgctgtgttcAACCTGGTTATGTTCAAAGTGTAGGATTTAAATGGGAAACTAAGCATTTCCTCATGATTcaatacagattctcagctgaggaaaaatgctgcatctgtttgaatatatgaaggTTAAAGTTGAATAATTTTATTGTGGAGCTGTCAggtagaaataatcagctgcattgatcagtaaaataaatacaataagcGCTGTTAAGATAAAGGATCATTTCGCACAAAGTGACGTTTCAGTGTTTTATCAATACGACCACTTGATGATCTTTCaccaaaaattgcatttttagtatttattaccAAAACTAACGTTTCTTCTGATGACTGCTAATAACTGGTCTGATTGTTCCTTAATATCTGAAATGACATGTTAAATTCATGTTtatatattgtgttattgttttgtgtgtgctaTATGGTGACACTGCTCATGTTTGAAACACAATTCTTCTTGGATCTTCTCAGCTGCTGTAATGTGTGAATTTCCTGCTGAATGATCCATAAAGACAGCAGCTGCTGATCCTGCTGTTGGTCAGTTGGTGGCGCTGATGCAGCAAAGAAGGTTTATTATGAAGCAGCAGgaaaaccacagaagaagaagaagaagaaggaggaggaggaggaggaggaggaggaggaggaggaggaggaggaggaggaggaggaggaggaggaggaagaggaggaagaggaggaagaggaggaggaggagaaagaggaagaagaggaagaggaggaagaggaggaggaagaggagaaggaggaggagaaggaggaggaggagaaagaggaggaagaggaggaggaacaggaggaggaggaggaagaggaaaaggaggaagaggaagaggaggaagaggaggaacaggaggaggcagaggaagaagaggaggaggaggagaaagaggaagaagaggaagaggaggaggaggaggaggaagaggaggaggaacaggaggaggaggaagaggaaaaggaggaagaggaagaggaggaagaggaggaggaagaggaggaggaagaggaggaggaggaggaagaggaggaggaggaggaagaggaagaggaggaagagaaggaagaggaggaagaggaggaggaggtggaagaggaagaggaggaggaggaggaggaggaggaggaagaggaaaaggaggaagaggaggaagaggaggaacaggaggaggcagaggaagaagaggaggaggaggaaaaagaggaagaggaggaggaggaagaggaggaggaacaggaggaggaggaagaggaaaaggaggaggaggaggaggaagaggaaaaggaggaagaggaagaggaggaggaagaggaggaggaggaggagaaggaagaggaaaaggaggaagaggaagaggaggaagagaaggaagaggaggaagaggaggaggaggaggaggaagaggaggaagaggaagaggaggaagaagaggaagaggaggaggaggaagaggaagaggaggaagaggaggaggaggaggaggaggaagaggaggaggaagaggaggaagaggaggaggaggaggaagaggaaaaggaggaggaagaggaggaacaggaggaggaagaggaggaagaggaggaggaggtggaagagaaagaggaggaggaggaggaggaagaggaggaggaggtggaagaggaagaggaggaggaggaggaggaagaggaggaagaggaaaaggaggaagaggaagagtaggaagaggaggaggaagaggaggaagaggaggaagaggaggaagaggaggaagaggtggaagaggaagaggaggaggaggaggaggaagaggaggaagaagaggaggaagaggaggaagaggaggaggaggtggaagaggaagaggaggaggaggaggaggaagaggaggaagaggaggaggaggtggaagaggaagaggaggaggaggaagaggaagaggaggaagaagaggaagaggaggaggaggaggaggaggaagaggaaaaggaggaagaggaagagtaggaagaggaggaggaagaggaggaagaggaggaggaagaggaggaggaggtggaagaggaagaggaggaggaggaggaggaggaagaggaggaagaggtggaagaggaggaggtggaagaggaagaggaggaggagaaggaacaggaggaagaggaggaagaggaggaggaggaggaggaggaaaaggaggaagaggaggaagaggaggaggaggaggaaaaggaggaagaggaggaagaggaggaggaggaggaggaggaaaaggaggaagaggaggaagaggaggaggaggaggaaaaggaggaagaggaggaggaggaagaggtacTTTGTAGTGAATCTGAAGAGCCGACTCCCATCGAGTGAGAGCCTTTTCCCAACTTTTTTAATGGAGTATGGATTTGAAGACTGTCCTCAGAGAAACCACGTTACCGAATCCTAGATTAAAGAAGTTTGCCTTCAGTGACAACAGAGCTGTTGATGAGACGCTTCAGAGaataagagcagcagcagtaaaatgtcCCCCAGCAGCCTGACACCTCCACCATTAGAGGACCAAGTGGAGGAGGAACCTCAAACTTCTGCTGTGTGGAGGCTCTTAGATGGAAGAACTACAGGAGATACGTCAAAGAGAAATCCTACAGCTGATGTTGTAATGGAGGTGAGATCATGTCTTGAGGAACCCCTCATCCAACCAGCAGACGACCCACTGAGCTGGTAGCAGGCCCAGGTCTCAGTCTTCATCCTCCTGGTGAAGCTGATGGAGGAGAGACTGTGTGTTGTGGCAACTTCTGTTCCATCTAAGAGAATCTTCTCAAAAACAGGGCAGATATTCACTGAAAGAAGAAATGATATCAGTTCATCCAAGCTCAGGCATCTGATTTTTCTGAATGCCAACCTGCACTGAGGACATTTATACTGTTTGAATGCCGAGTTTGgttctgtgggtttgtgtgggtttgtgtgcagtgttttgttcatttattctttatgcaaaaaaagagcagcgactctcttctctttctgctgctcacagactTTAATAGTATTATAACAATAATTTCTGAATTGGAGACTCCACATCGTCCAGcgtgtttgtctgtttctcaCCATTTACCACTAAAATATTCTCCAGCAGCTCGTAATGTTGCAGAGGACCCACAGCTACAGCTGCACATCCTCACTCTTTACCTTTCACAGTCATTTCCCATCTACTGCTTATATATGAAAACACAGTGGAGCAAACCATCCAGAGGCATTCACTCACCACAGATCCAGGCTGATAATTCCAAAATGCCTGTAACACACACTCTTGCTGGTACTGTCTGGTCTTCAGGACGTGGTTATTGATCACCGTTTCCCAAGCTTCTTTGGTACACAACAAATTCCCCAGTGCATTGCTCTCAAGGTGGCAGGCTTTAGCTGCTGCACTCAGCTACTGCTGTTGATTGTCTTGTTAGGATTGTCTGAACACACTGTTCCTCCATACATTCACTCAGTATCTGTATCCACTCATGGAGGGCAGTGGAGTCAGCCTGTCACTGGGTGGCGCTGTGTGGCTGTGAAAAGCTGTTGTATTACATAGTGgtaaaaatattaacagcacAAGTAATAACAACTATGAAATCTAAGTCATAACAGCCAAACATTTAACTTTCAGAAACAACAGTGACTAAAGGACATATTAATCACCATATAACATTTCATGAGGAGGGTTTCCAACTCCACTGTTCACCGCTTTGACACGTCTGGTCACCCAAAGTCACAGCTTGATTTTACAACAGCAAGTGTAAACTACTGACAACATTTCCCACATTTACTGTGATATGTGCAAGATAAGCCTTTTCACATAATATACTGCATACAATATACACACTCCTATGCACACCAGCCTTTGTGAGTCCATGTCACCATTCTGAGATGTGAAAAGAGAAACTGGAACCTTTGGACCAATAATTAAGAATTTGTCCTCTGCTGGAGCCATTGACTCATTTGGGACTGCTGGAGAATGCTTCTAAGTCATGACCTTTAGttgctgtttctttgtttatttattcattttgaagtttaatagttttttttaaattatggatATGTGACGTATGGGTGTTTATCTCTCTGTGTCCTTCTCATTGAGGCAGCTAACTTTACGCTCTATTTCCTGTTTCAAGACATCTATGTAAAAAGGTCTTAAGTCACATTGTAATATATCAAGAGAAACAGCAAGAGGACAACAGTCATCTTCAATAAATATCTTTCAATGTAATGGAACCTGAGAGATTCTGCCAAGCAACTTCATAGACTCAGAGCTCTTCCTGCTGCCAAGGTCCTGAACAactatgggttctgtaaagtgtcttgagacaatttgactgtaattggcgctatataaatgaagttgaattgaattgaattgaattgaattgaattgaattgaattgaattgaattgaactgattATCTTGAGAAACTAACGCCAATATTCACATCATTGTGATAGAGACATagatttttaattgtaatttttttgttaattcggttgaaaatgttaaatttgaATGGAAACAGCTAACATAACACctgaagtaatttttttttgctttcattgtctgtttttttcagtttgaccAACTATGTGGTTGTAggaggtaaaaaataaaatagcctGTAAATGTCAGATGGCTGCAGAGTCAAAGAGTTCTGTGAACACGTGGTAACCTTTTTCTCTGGAGCAGTAAAGACACTGAAACCTTCCctcttgtctcatttgtttcagTCTGTTGTTCCCCCACCCACACTGTTCCTCTCTCACATGCCTGACTTTTCATTTCTAAAACTCTCCTCACGCATCCACAGCTTCACCTTCTTCATTCTGTCCTCCTTCATTCACTTGTTTTCATGATTGGACTGGAGGATCTGCTCAGCAAGTAAGTAAATATTTATAGCTTTCTTTTAGATTTGTTTAGTGTCACAAGTTAACAGAAATAtgacagtttttctgtctttgctgatgacatgactgttttctgttcatttaaacTTCTTTCATTCGTTTCATGTTTGCTTTTTATCAGCTGCATTAATGAAACATCCGATCTGGTGAACTATTTGACCCTCCTCATTCACAAGTTAAAATGTCTCAGCTTTCCTCTGAGTAGCTTCCCCTTAAAGTTAGTgtatttattactccaccaaggaggcagagcctcagcagagttatgtgaccatcattgttggtttgtctgtccgtctatttgtctgtctgtgcacaacattactcaaaaacggaccaacagatttggatgaaattttcagagaaagtcagaaatgacacaaggatcaattGACTAGATTTGTCAGATTAGATCTGACTAGATTgcaattctactacaaatcgaccattgcagacttattgggacttatcggaaatgatacaaagaacaattaattaaattgtgggggggggggggtttcaAGTCTCGTCAATTCAAGCTGCCCGCTACATACTTAGGTCAGGCGAtccagtatccgtacataacgtacacatgcataacacacacctgtgctcggTGCCAGCTCATTTTGTTATATTAAatagccacattctatggtgctgtgatttttgccatgaattttttcaagatttcatgtgttggaaatgatacaactgagcagccttgacatCGTACTgtgctctccgagtgcttttcttgttttcaatgAAATACATCACATTGAATTGAAAGATGGTGCAATAAACAGTTTCAGGTTTCAGTTCTATTCAGAGATTTCTCATGAGCCTCTAAAGGAACAACTGAGCACCTGTCTGTAACCGTCAGacttgtgtgtgcgtgtgtgtgtgtgtgtgtgtgtgtgtgtgtgtgtgtgtgtgcgtgcgtgcgtgcgtgcgtgcgtgcgtgcgtgcgtgcgtgcgtgcgtgcgtgtgtgtgtgtgtgtgtgtgtgtgggcgtgcTCACACAGTCAAATATTGCAGAGCAGAAATTTCCCGCCCAGCAGGAGTAATTAGCAGTAATAATACCAGTAGAATAATTAGTAAGAATTTCCCTTTTCCATGAAATGTTTCATTACAGTCCTGAAATACACCATTGTGTTCATATTCAGACTGTGGCCCCATGTTTTTATAATAAACATCACAGAACCCATTTAAACATTGTACAGACATATTGTGGATCACAGGAAATGAAATATAACTTCATATAATTAACAAGAATGAGCCTGTGATGACTTTAGGTTTGTCAGAAACTATAAAATGGTGAAAGGCAATGAGACGTGAGAGTGTGAGAGGTTTTTCACTCTGTGTTTTCCTCAGTAAGAAACTGATGTGTTGATCTAGACAGCATAGCGCTGCAGTGATACCAGCTGGAGAACCGCCTGCTGACTGCTGAACGCAGTCGAGTTGCACGTTGCTGCAAAAGCTgatttcctgttgttttcagtgtGACTCTGAGATGCAAGACACACAGCAGCCACCACATCCTGACCCAATGTGTGGGGCTTCGTGCAATTTTTATACgtgttaaaaaatgtaatttttacatgtatatacaaatatacaaaTACAGGCAAAAGTACATCCCATGAAAAGTGTTGAATGTTTCTACATATATCCTTTGATCCTCTTTCAAAGTGTCTGCAGATACATGTGATACATAAATGGCATCACAAAGGAAATGAGCTTTTCAGGCATTTGTTGAACAAACCTTTATCTATATTGTatcaatatttgttttgttgtatcaGAACCTATAACTGTCCCTTGAGCAACAACTAACTTTTTGGggtgttttattctgaaaggctctttgcctttttgttttctGGTAAACTAGTTTTCCTCTaatgtgtttggttttttttaacaacaatcGCTTTTTCCTGGCATGTCTGCATAAGCAGGCCATTTAAAATCTACATAAACTGACATCTTGAAAGTGGTATGTAGCCTCAGTGTACCTgagcttctctgttttctttctgctgctgctcaactTTAGTCCATATTATTATGTACTGAGTCATTCTatgaaaaatcaatcagtgTCTCCCACCTGACCCCTCAGAATcactggattttatttatttatttttttaaaaacaagttttatacatttattataGTGATGCAGATTTTTCCCGACACTATGAGTTTGGTGCAGTTTTGCAGCTGAAACTGTGAGATTTCTtataatattgatgctcaaagttggttaCAGACAACATTGTGCTGCACAAAGAAAAGATTGTGACACCAGGAGTGATAGAAAAGAGTTCAAATGTGCTTTTCATTCCTGGAAATTTTATGTGTCTGTGTCCTGGATTTATCAAGTTGTAAGGCTCAAAAATAATGGGGAAAGTAACATGAATTAAAATCTGCCACATTTAGACCCTCCTCTATGTGTCTAAAGGGCCTGTAACTTTAAAATTATTAGTATGAAGATAAAAAGTTGCATGGCTTCATTACAATAAGGGTATTGTACACATAAAGCAGCTGATTTTGAGGGGGTCTGGTGGGAACTTGTTTTAGATTTGGTTGTATCTATCCTacaacaaacctacaatgtatgtttgttgttgttctgaatGAATGTGTGAGCAGCTAAAGACAGCAACAGCTGAGCTTCATCTTCCAGCTTGTCAGATACTATTTCTGCCACAGAATGTTATTCCAGCTTCCTACCATTATTCTAAACTGgtatttctgtttattgtcTTTCTACTGACTCATACAGACACCATGAGGACCAAAGCGTTCCCAGGTCTGTCTTTATTCATGCTGGCTCTCCTGATTCCTGCATCTTCTTCGAGTAATTCAACACAAACTAGCCCCATCAATCACTCCTCTGCTCTCCCAAACGACACAACAACATCTGCTGAAGATCCTTCATTTACTACCACACAAGCACAGGAAGAGGACAGCACAGCCTCAACTTGGCCATCAGTCTCATTGTCACCTATCCCTAAAATGATTGAACTTTATCCATCTACCTCAGCAACAAGCCAAAACACAACTGCTCCCCCCAGTGAACACAGTAAAGGCTGGTTAGTTTTGATTCTGCTGGTCATTCTGGTGTTGGCCGTGGTTGTGGGATGCTTCCACGAGATAAAGAACCAGCAGCCAGGTCAGGAAAGCGCTGTCACCAGGTTTCTACTGGGTGTGAGAGACAGACTGAGGACCAGGATCGGTACCCTGGAGGACCGGATGGGTGTTCATCTGTGGCCTGGAGGGAAGACAGGTGAGGAGGAAGATGTGGAAGAAGCAGACGGAGGACGGACAGAGGAGGCAGGACAGCAGACAGATGGAAACAGAGAAGGACGGAGTAGTGAAACGAGCaatgaaaacaaggaaaaagacAAGGAGGAAGACAGCGAAACTTCAGATGAATGCTCCAGTGTGGAAGGGGAGGATCTGAGGGAGAGTGTGCTGAAcagacaggaggaagaggagaagaaccAGAGCAAGGCTGAGGATGAAGAGGACACCAGCAGTGGAAGTGATGAAGGTCAGAGTGCTGCAGAGGGAGACAACGGTGGAGATAAAAAGGCCGACTCAGAAGAGATAGCGCTGATGAGCTGTCCACAGGAAGACGATGAAAACATTGATTTATGTGATGTTACTGTGCTGTAGTGAAACAAAGCATGATTGGATGAAGCAGGAAGAGATGCCTGGGAAAGGATCACATTCAGAGGAAACATGGTCATGATGGTTTTAAGAATGTAGTTTTACGGAAGCTTAGAGGTTTTCTGTTTGTCAGGTTTTTGTTGGTTAAACAAACTAAAGGTGTAATGTAATGTCATGCACAGGGAATATAGTCAGAATGTATGTGGTGACCTTCAAATAAACtgttgaaatgtttattttcaatgCAGTGACTGTTTTCAGGGGGCAGGACAGCAGAAAGATGAACAGAGAGAAGGAGATAAATTGATCAGGGAATTTGAGAGTGTGACTGGTTGGACTGTAGTAAATGTCTGGTCATTAAAGATTCCAATGTTTCTGCTGAACATGATGCTTAACGGTTGGTTTTCTTCCGTGTAACATTTGTAACGCAAAGAACTGGACACCAAGGTCAAAAACACCACAGGCAGGGTATTTTTATGATCTGTTTGACAACCTGTATTCAGTAAAGATTGACTTGGATCCTTCTGGTGAGGGCGGTGGGACAAGAAAGTAATGTAAAATTAGGAttataaaagacattttataaTTGTAAAAGGGATCACAATGGATAATCAGTCCATTAATATAGTGAATAAgtcatcttttgttttgtctcaggTTTCTTAGTATTATTGAATTATGATGACAAGTTTTCAGGGTATTTGAAGTCCTTAGTAACTGAATGGTTAGTAGTCAGCTTAAGCACAGAGAGAGCATGGTTTCATATATTGCTACATCTCCATCTTTACCACGTCTATCAGCtcttacaacattaaaaccacttgtcattttttctgcaaaatctTCCAATGTCTGATAAGTTAAAATCTGAATTCTTCTGTTCTTAGTTACATATTGGAAATCATATTAGAATTACTATTTTTTCTGCTCTCACACTGTATTTTTTCCACTATGAAAAGATAAACATGTAAAGAGTTTTGACCTAAAACTCAAACTGACAGGCAAAGAAGGGACTTGTGTAGGACTTTCTGAGGAAAAC from Amphiprion ocellaris isolate individual 3 ecotype Okinawa chromosome 4, ASM2253959v1, whole genome shotgun sequence includes the following:
- the LOC129348658 gene encoding cilia- and flagella-associated protein 251-like — its product is EEEKEEEEEEEEEEQEEAEEEEEEEEKEEEEEEEEEEEEEEEEQEEEEEEKEEEEEEEEEEEEEEEEEEEEEEEEEEEEEEEEEKEEEEEEEEVEEEEEEEEEEEEEEEKEEEEEEEEQEEAEEEEEEEEKEEEEEEEEEEEQEEEEEEKEEEEEEEEKEEEEEEEEEEEEEEKEEEKEEEEEEEEKEEEEEEEEEEEEEEEEEEEEEEEEEE
- the LOC129348659 gene encoding LOW QUALITY PROTEIN: cilia- and flagella-associated protein 251-like (The sequence of the model RefSeq protein was modified relative to this genomic sequence to represent the inferred CDS: substituted 1 base at 1 genomic stop codon), producing EEEEVEEKEEEEEEEEEEEEEEEEEEEEEEEEEEEVEEEEEEEEEEEEEEEEEEEEEEEEVEEEEEEEEEEEEEEEEEVEEEEEEEEEEEEEEEEEEEEEEEEEEKEEEEEXEEEEEEEEEEEEEEEEVEEEEEEEEEEEEEEEVEEEEVEEEEEEEKEQEEEEEEEEEEEEEKEEEEEEEEEEEKEEEEEEEEEEEEEKEEEEEEEEEEEK
- the LOC111576200 gene encoding uncharacterized protein LOC111576200; its protein translation is MRTKAFPGLSLFMLALLIPASSSSNSTQTSPINHSSALPNDTTTSAEDPSFTTTQAQEEDSTASTWPSVSLSPIPKMIELYPSTSATSQNTTAPPSEHSKGWLVLILLVILVLAVVVGCFHEIKNQQPGQESAVTRFLLGVRDRLRTRIGTLEDRMGVHLWPGGKTGEEEDVEEADGGRTEEAGQQTDGNREGRSSETSNENKEKDKEEDSETSDECSSVEGEDLRESVLNRQEEEEKNQSKAEDEEDTSSGSDEGQSAAEGDNGGDKKADSEEIALMSCPQEDDENIDLCDVTVL